The following proteins come from a genomic window of Campylobacter coli 76339:
- a CDS encoding Flagellar M-ring protein FliF — MDFKNMFHQIGQLYQNLTRKQRIVIAASIVVVVGFLVFLALFRGGSSGANNGYAVLVDNVNPSSSAAIVAKLEQNNVPYILESESKILVPQDQVYRQRMFIASEGLIKDSRVGFEAFDTQSFGATNEEQRVKYQRAIEGELARTIETLEPIRSAVVHIAFPKDSVFTERQIPPTASVVVNVREGLKLTRKQIDGIKNIVSAAIPKLTKENVRISDQSGVPLDEQEAYEDDLVRAQIKYKSDQERALEDKIMETLAPYAGGMDKVRVSVNIDFDFSKQESQSEIYDPNPIVRSEQTLNEERTGRKEPEIQGVPGAVSNIGPVEGLDNKGQIDTYKKNQVTTNNELSKTITNTKKQFATIMRTSAAVTIDGRYQDVVDENGDIKSEYVPLSKEELASVESIVKNTINFSADRGDSVVVQNLPFHRESVRVESKVKTFYNRFVEPFIPPVKYFIAAILLFIFYKKVIAPFTQKMLEDVAAQEEMQQGPNALLDDAEDALEKFNAARKKVEEQLGFGENFNEDSIQYEVLLEKLRGLVSDKGEEIAALLQNLIQNDTEFGEKDM, encoded by the coding sequence ATGGATTTTAAAAATATGTTCCACCAAATTGGACAGCTTTATCAAAATTTGACTCGAAAGCAACGCATAGTTATCGCAGCTTCTATTGTCGTAGTTGTCGGATTTTTGGTATTTTTAGCACTATTTCGTGGAGGTAGTAGCGGTGCTAATAATGGCTATGCTGTTTTAGTTGATAATGTTAATCCAAGCTCTTCTGCAGCTATTGTGGCCAAACTTGAACAAAATAATGTACCTTATATATTAGAAAGCGAAAGTAAAATTTTAGTTCCCCAAGATCAAGTATATCGCCAAAGAATGTTTATTGCTAGCGAAGGATTGATAAAAGATAGTCGCGTGGGTTTTGAAGCTTTTGATACGCAAAGTTTTGGGGCTACAAATGAAGAACAAAGAGTAAAATATCAAAGAGCTATAGAAGGAGAGCTTGCAAGGACAATTGAAACTTTAGAGCCCATACGCAGTGCGGTAGTGCATATAGCCTTTCCAAAAGACAGTGTTTTTACCGAAAGGCAAATTCCTCCTACAGCATCAGTTGTTGTAAATGTGCGTGAGGGATTAAAACTTACTAGAAAGCAAATTGATGGGATTAAAAACATAGTTTCAGCTGCTATTCCAAAATTAACCAAAGAAAATGTAAGAATCAGCGATCAAAGTGGTGTGCCTTTAGATGAGCAAGAAGCTTATGAAGATGATTTGGTTCGTGCTCAAATTAAGTACAAAAGCGATCAAGAAAGAGCTTTGGAAGATAAAATCATGGAAACCTTAGCTCCTTATGCAGGAGGTATGGATAAGGTAAGAGTAAGTGTCAATATAGATTTTGATTTCTCTAAGCAAGAATCCCAAAGTGAAATTTATGATCCAAATCCTATAGTCCGAAGTGAACAAACCTTAAATGAAGAAAGAACAGGTAGAAAAGAGCCTGAAATTCAAGGTGTACCAGGTGCGGTTTCAAATATAGGTCCAGTAGAAGGACTTGATAATAAAGGGCAAATTGATACCTATAAGAAAAACCAAGTCACTACAAATAATGAACTTTCAAAAACCATAACAAATACAAAAAAACAATTTGCAACCATTATGCGTACTTCAGCAGCAGTAACCATCGATGGAAGATATCAAGATGTTGTGGATGAAAATGGAGACATAAAGAGTGAATATGTTCCTTTAAGCAAGGAAGAGCTTGCAAGTGTGGAAAGTATAGTTAAAAATACTATTAACTTTAGTGCCGATAGAGGGGATAGTGTAGTGGTGCAAAATTTACCTTTCCACCGCGAATCTGTTAGAGTTGAAAGCAAGGTTAAAACTTTTTACAATCGTTTTGTTGAGCCGTTTATACCACCGGTTAAGTATTTTATTGCAGCGATTTTGCTCTTTATTTTTTACAAAAAAGTTATTGCTCCATTTACCCAAAAAATGCTTGAAGATGTTGCTGCGCAAGAAGAAATGCAACAAGGTCCAAATGCTCTTTTAGATGATGCTGAGGACGCATTGGAGAAATTTAATGCGGCTAGAAAAAAAGTCGAAGAGCAGCTGGGATTTGGGGAGAATTTCAACGAGGATTCTATCCAGTATGAAGTTTTACTTGAAAAGTTACGAGGCTTGGTAAGCGATAAGGGTGAGGAAATTGCCGCACTTTTACAAAACCTAATCCAAAATGATACCGAATTCGGCGAAAAGGATATGTGA
- a CDS encoding Biosynthetic Aromatic amino acid aminotransferase beta @ Histidinol-phosphate aminotransferase: MKFNNFLNHLSNYEPGKDIEVIAREYGVKEVIKLASNENPFGAPPKAVKALQENAFKANLYPDDTMIELKGELAQKYNVKNENIIIGAGSDQVIEFAIHSKLNPQNAFLQAGVTFAMYEIYAKQCGAKCYKTQSITHDLSEFKALYEAHKDEIEIIFLCLPNNPLGECLDTNEVLEFIRAIDENCLVIIDAAYNEFASFKDQNKYLKPCDLVQEFKNVLYLGTFSKLYGLGGLRIGYGIANAEIISAFYKLRAPFNVSNLALKAAVAALHDEEFAKKTLENNFSQMELYKEFANKHGIQFIESYTNFITYFFEEKNSTDLSEKLLKKGIIVRNLKSYGLNAIRITIGTPYENERFFTEFEEILK, from the coding sequence ATGAAATTCAATAATTTTTTAAATCATTTAAGTAATTATGAACCAGGTAAGGATATTGAAGTTATTGCTAGAGAATACGGCGTAAAAGAAGTGATAAAATTAGCTAGTAATGAAAATCCTTTTGGTGCTCCACCTAAAGCGGTTAAAGCTTTGCAAGAAAATGCTTTTAAAGCAAATCTTTATCCTGATGATACTATGATAGAATTAAAAGGTGAATTGGCACAAAAATATAATGTAAAAAATGAAAATATCATCATTGGTGCAGGCAGTGATCAAGTTATTGAATTTGCTATACATTCTAAGCTTAACCCTCAAAATGCTTTTTTACAAGCAGGGGTAACTTTTGCTATGTATGAAATTTATGCCAAACAATGCGGTGCAAAATGTTACAAAACTCAAAGTATCACTCATGATTTATCCGAATTTAAAGCACTTTATGAAGCACATAAAGATGAGATTGAGATTATATTTTTATGCTTACCTAACAATCCTTTGGGCGAGTGCTTGGATACAAACGAGGTGCTTGAATTTATACGCGCTATTGATGAGAATTGTTTGGTGATAATTGATGCAGCTTATAATGAATTTGCAAGTTTTAAAGATCAAAACAAATATCTAAAGCCTTGTGATCTTGTGCAAGAATTTAAAAATGTGCTTTATTTAGGAACTTTTTCTAAACTTTATGGATTGGGTGGGTTGCGCATAGGTTATGGTATAGCCAATGCAGAAATTATTAGCGCATTTTATAAACTCCGCGCCCCTTTTAATGTAAGCAATTTAGCATTAAAAGCAGCAGTTGCGGCTTTACATGATGAAGAATTTGCTAAAAAAACTTTGGAAAATAATTTTTCTCAAATGGAGCTTTATAAGGAATTTGCCAATAAACATGGCATTCAATTTATCGAAAGTTATACAAATTTTATTACTTATTTTTTTGAGGAAAAAAATAGCACAGATTTGTCTGAAAAATTGCTTAAAAAGGGTATAATAGTAAGAAATCTAAAAAGCTATGGTTTAAATGCTATAAGGATTACCATAGGAACACCTTATGAAAATGAAAGATTTTTTACAGAATTTGAAGAAATTTTAAAATAA
- a CDS encoding Chorismate mutase I / Prephenate dehydratase produces MPNLNLEDFRNKIDMVDDKILELLNERMSYVKSIGEIKQTSGGAIYRPERERAIINRLKNANLGLLDQNAIEAIYQEIFAVSRNLEMPQIVAYLGPEGTYTHQAARSRFGAMSRYIALANIEDVFKELNNKEAKYGVVPIENNTEGAVGVTLDCLGKYNELKIFGEIYMDIHHSFVGINENLKEIKRIYSHPQGYNQCRKFLESHELSAIEFVPSKSTANAAYLASQDKYSAAICSKIAAKLYNVPVLFDKIEDNAANRTRFLILSDIKNPKMPNCKTSILAHTAHKPGGLSSLLEQFKKENINLTKLESRPVKSKEFLHSFYIDFEGHIDDENVQRALKNADEVVWLGSYLSGEKNEIQ; encoded by the coding sequence ATGCCAAATTTAAACTTAGAAGATTTTAGAAATAAAATCGATATGGTAGATGATAAAATTTTAGAACTTTTAAATGAAAGAATGAGCTATGTTAAAAGCATAGGAGAGATCAAGCAAACAAGCGGTGGAGCAATTTATCGTCCTGAACGTGAAAGAGCGATTATCAATCGTTTAAAAAACGCAAATTTAGGTCTTTTAGATCAAAATGCTATAGAGGCTATTTATCAAGAAATTTTTGCCGTTTCAAGGAATTTAGAAATGCCTCAAATTGTTGCTTATTTGGGGCCTGAAGGTACTTATACTCATCAAGCAGCAAGGAGCCGTTTTGGTGCTATGAGTCGCTATATCGCACTTGCAAATATAGAAGATGTTTTCAAAGAACTTAACAATAAAGAAGCAAAGTATGGAGTTGTTCCTATAGAAAATAACACAGAAGGCGCTGTAGGCGTAACTTTAGATTGTTTAGGCAAGTATAATGAGCTTAAAATTTTTGGTGAAATTTATATGGATATTCATCATTCTTTTGTAGGAATTAATGAAAACTTAAAAGAGATAAAACGTATTTATTCTCATCCACAAGGCTATAATCAATGTCGTAAATTTTTAGAAAGCCATGAATTAAGCGCTATAGAATTTGTGCCTTCAAAATCCACAGCGAATGCTGCTTATTTGGCTTCTCAAGATAAATACTCGGCTGCAATTTGTTCTAAAATAGCTGCAAAGCTTTACAATGTGCCTGTACTTTTTGATAAAATAGAAGATAATGCAGCAAATCGTACAAGATTTTTAATTTTAAGCGATATCAAAAATCCAAAAATGCCAAATTGTAAAACTTCTATTTTGGCTCACACTGCGCATAAGCCTGGTGGTCTTAGTTCTTTGCTAGAGCAATTTAAAAAAGAAAATATCAATCTTACCAAGCTTGAATCTCGCCCTGTAAAATCAAAAGAATTTTTACATAGTTTTTATATAGATTTTGAAGGGCATATTGATGATGAAAATGTCCAACGCGCTTTAAAAAATGCAGATGAGGTGGTTTGGCTTGGATCTTATTTATCAGGAGAAAAGAATGAAATTCAATAA
- a CDS encoding NagD, Predicted sugar phosphatases of the HAD superfamily, which yields MFFLDVQGTLISDADKSLIYGAKELIDFLNTKNIPYVVITNNTKKIDFLERLRQKGLAIKEDAYIDPFSVLGYILRPCKVAAFGAEEFIQSLEKLGFEMDFENPMAVLVASYDDFKFQDFALMMEYAKEGVQFIAMHESSIYKKEGRLYPGVGSIMAMLQNAIDFKYQVVGKPSAAFYKEALRLLRNYNKNADFEDIKIISDDLKGDLVQAKELGMKTLLVLSGKISDTKGLDTGMVDKIYPSVLEILKDLKCQI from the coding sequence ATGTTTTTTTTGGATGTGCAAGGAACTTTGATTTCAGATGCTGATAAATCTTTGATCTACGGTGCTAAAGAATTGATCGATTTTCTAAATACAAAAAATATTCCTTATGTTGTCATTACTAACAATACAAAAAAAATTGATTTTTTAGAAAGGTTAAGACAAAAAGGACTAGCCATCAAAGAGGATGCTTATATTGATCCTTTTAGTGTTTTAGGATATATTTTAAGGCCTTGCAAGGTTGCGGCTTTTGGTGCGGAGGAATTTATACAAAGCCTTGAAAAATTAGGATTTGAAATGGATTTTGAAAATCCTATGGCTGTGCTTGTTGCCAGTTATGATGATTTTAAATTTCAAGATTTTGCTTTGATGATGGAATACGCCAAAGAGGGTGTGCAATTTATCGCTATGCATGAGAGTAGTATTTATAAAAAAGAGGGCAGGCTTTATCCGGGCGTGGGCAGCATAATGGCAATGTTGCAAAATGCTATTGATTTTAAATACCAAGTCGTAGGTAAGCCTAGCGCGGCTTTTTATAAAGAGGCTTTAAGGCTTTTAAGGAATTACAATAAAAATGCTGATTTTGAAGATATTAAAATCATTAGCGATGATTTAAAGGGAGATTTGGTTCAGGCTAAAGAATTGGGTATGAAAACCTTACTTGTTTTAAGTGGGAAAATAAGTGATACTAAAGGACTTGATACGGGTATGGTGGATAAAATTTATCCTAGCGTTTTGGAAATTTTAAAGGATTTGAAATGCCAAATTTAA
- a CDS encoding Diaminopimelate decarboxylase translates to MDYKKLKDEFQTPFYIYDFDFIKERFLKLKNAFKARKSQIFYAVKANSNLSLLQMLAKLDSGFDCVSIGEVKRALKAGAKSYKIIFSGVGKTQEELKLALEYDILYINLESEAEMMLLESVAKELNLKARISIRVNPNVDAKTHPYISTGLNENKFGVEIDLARKMYLYAKNSPHLEPIGVHFHIGSQLLDISPIHEAATIVAKLVRELKALQIELKFFDIGGGLGVRYEKEDIEPDLYDYAQGILAQLHGLDVTIGMEPGRFLVANSGEFVCSVLYEKHNKTKRFVIVDGAMNDLIRPSLYEAYHEILLPYNQGEESLCDVVGGICESGDFFAKARSLPSTQNGDIMVIKNAGAYGFSMSSNYNTRNKVCELAFENGEVRMIRQRESFEEQIALEEQFLKG, encoded by the coding sequence ATGGATTATAAAAAACTCAAAGATGAATTTCAAACCCCTTTTTATATTTATGATTTTGATTTTATTAAAGAGCGTTTTTTAAAACTTAAAAATGCTTTCAAAGCTAGAAAGTCTCAAATTTTTTACGCAGTAAAGGCAAACTCAAATTTAAGTCTTTTGCAAATGCTTGCGAAACTTGACAGTGGGTTTGATTGCGTGAGTATAGGAGAGGTTAAGCGTGCTTTAAAAGCAGGGGCTAAATCTTATAAGATAATTTTTAGTGGTGTAGGAAAAACTCAAGAAGAATTAAAACTTGCTTTAGAGTATGATATTTTATATATCAATCTTGAAAGTGAAGCCGAAATGATGCTTTTAGAAAGTGTAGCCAAAGAACTCAATCTAAAAGCAAGAATAAGTATCCGTGTCAATCCAAATGTAGATGCTAAAACCCATCCTTATATTTCCACAGGTTTAAACGAGAACAAATTTGGCGTAGAAATTGATCTTGCAAGAAAAATGTATCTTTATGCTAAAAATTCACCCCATTTAGAGCCTATTGGAGTGCATTTTCATATAGGTTCTCAATTATTGGATATCTCTCCTATCCATGAGGCTGCTACAATTGTTGCAAAATTAGTAAGAGAGCTTAAGGCCTTGCAAATAGAGCTTAAATTCTTTGATATAGGCGGTGGGCTTGGTGTAAGATATGAAAAAGAAGATATAGAGCCTGATCTTTATGATTATGCACAAGGAATACTTGCTCAATTACACGGATTGGATGTAACTATAGGAATGGAACCAGGAAGATTTTTGGTTGCTAATAGCGGAGAATTTGTATGCTCTGTGCTTTATGAAAAACACAATAAAACAAAGCGTTTTGTTATAGTGGATGGGGCTATGAATGATTTGATTCGTCCGAGCTTGTATGAAGCTTATCATGAAATTTTACTGCCTTATAATCAAGGAGAAGAAAGCCTTTGTGATGTTGTGGGTGGAATTTGTGAAAGTGGAGATTTTTTTGCTAAGGCAAGATCTTTGCCAAGCACTCAAAATGGCGATATAATGGTCATTAAAAATGCTGGAGCTTATGGTTTTAGCATGAGCAGTAATTACAATACAAGAAATAAAGTTTGCGAATTAGCTTTTGAAAATGGTGAGGTGAGAATGATTCGCCAAAGAGAAAGTTTTGAAGAACAAATTGCCTTGGAAGAACAATTTTTAAAGGGATAA
- a CDS encoding Permease YjgP/YjgQ: MWIFFRFISGIYLKNFFIIFLSLLGFYCGIDLLLNFNDLPDAANLSVLYVIFLAFSAVTYVLPVSLIFALVLSLVSMIRANEFVSLYALGLSKNLVILFPFLWALFFCFVYVGLNFTPFAYANDYKRNILKNGTMLKQSGEVFLKFNDEFIYISKINNGQNTAQNIKIFNIKDLNLSSFIEAKSGIFERENWTLKEGNLTLLPKEYGLGDKGLNIREFKELNTLEGFKPKIIEGVASDSDYSILDILESLELFKTQNISIESLKINLYKLVFMPFFAPFLMLIMYYFFPVIARFFNLAFVAFVAFVVTLLAWGMLFLLSRLSENGVILSELGIVMPIVLLIFLGGFMFYKHR, from the coding sequence ATGTGGATATTTTTTCGTTTTATTTCAGGAATTTATCTTAAAAATTTTTTCATTATCTTTCTGTCTTTGCTGGGTTTTTATTGCGGTATTGACCTACTTTTAAATTTCAATGACTTACCCGATGCAGCAAATCTTAGCGTATTATATGTGATTTTTTTAGCTTTTTCTGCTGTTACTTATGTTTTACCCGTTTCTTTGATCTTTGCTTTAGTGCTTTCTTTGGTTTCTATGATAAGAGCCAATGAATTTGTGAGTCTTTATGCTTTAGGGCTTAGTAAAAATTTGGTTATATTGTTTCCTTTTTTATGGGCTTTATTTTTTTGCTTTGTGTATGTGGGGTTAAATTTTACTCCTTTTGCTTATGCAAATGATTATAAAAGAAATATTCTAAAAAATGGCACTATGCTAAAACAAAGTGGTGAAGTTTTTTTAAAATTTAATGATGAATTTATTTATATTTCTAAGATCAATAATGGTCAAAATACCGCGCAAAATATCAAGATTTTCAATATCAAGGATTTAAATTTAAGTTCTTTTATCGAAGCTAAAAGTGGGATTTTTGAAAGAGAAAATTGGACTTTGAAAGAAGGAAATTTAACCTTGCTTCCTAAAGAGTATGGACTTGGTGATAAGGGATTAAATATCAGAGAATTTAAAGAGCTTAATACCCTTGAAGGCTTTAAGCCTAAGATTATTGAAGGGGTAGCTAGTGATAGCGATTATTCTATCTTAGATATACTAGAGAGCTTGGAACTTTTTAAAACGCAAAATATCAGCATAGAATCACTTAAAATCAATCTTTACAAGCTTGTATTTATGCCGTTTTTTGCACCTTTTTTAATGCTTATTATGTATTATTTTTTTCCAGTTATTGCAAGATTTTTTAATCTAGCTTTTGTAGCTTTTGTAGCTTTTGTCGTTACTTTGCTTGCTTGGGGTATGTTATTTTTACTATCAAGACTGAGTGAAAATGGCGTGATTTTAAGTGAATTAGGTATTGTTATGCCTATTGTTTTGTTAATTTTTCTAGGTGGTTTTATGTTCTACAAACACCGATAA
- a CDS encoding Peptidyl-tRNA hydrolase: protein MILVVGLGNIGKEYENTRHNVGFMLIDLLLKEGNFTNLTNSKFKGELFKIGSSLFLKPHTYMNNSGLSVKAVNDFYKCERIIVIHDDIDINLGALRFKRGGSSGGHNGLKSIDNLCGSDYERVRIGVGKGENVISHVLGKFRAEEELILSKVLEHSKKALLELIRNDDLSAISSKYSLKA from the coding sequence ATGATCTTAGTCGTAGGGCTTGGCAATATAGGCAAAGAGTATGAAAATACTCGCCATAATGTCGGCTTTATGCTTATTGATTTGCTTTTAAAAGAAGGCAATTTCACAAATCTCACAAACTCAAAATTCAAAGGAGAGCTTTTTAAAATAGGCTCTTCTTTATTTCTTAAACCTCATACTTATATGAATAATTCTGGATTAAGTGTAAAAGCAGTAAATGATTTTTATAAATGTGAAAGAATTATAGTCATTCATGATGATATCGATATCAATTTAGGTGCTTTGCGTTTTAAAAGAGGTGGTTCTAGCGGAGGGCATAATGGGCTTAAAAGCATAGATAATTTATGCGGAAGCGATTATGAAAGAGTGCGTATAGGAGTGGGCAAGGGTGAGAATGTTATTTCTCATGTTTTGGGTAAATTTAGGGCTGAAGAAGAGTTAATTTTAAGTAAGGTTTTGGAGCATTCTAAAAAAGCTTTACTTGAGCTTATCCGTAACGATGATTTATCGGCCATATCTTCAAAATATAGCTTAAAGGCTTAA
- a CDS encoding LSU ribosomal protein L25p: protein MLEGIVRESIGRKAAKALKRDGYLIANIYGKGLENINAAFKVNDFIKEVRKKTTLAFDVKVGSQTLNVVVVDYQKDPVTAELKHVDLKVAQKGVISKYMVPVKIKGTAIGLKNKGVLIQSKRRLKVKCAAENLPNFFELDVSKLDVGDALLVRDIVVPEGVTMIDADRVAVVGVEKAR, encoded by the coding sequence ATGTTAGAAGGTATCGTTAGAGAGAGTATCGGTAGAAAAGCAGCTAAAGCTTTAAAAAGAGATGGTTATCTAATCGCAAACATCTATGGAAAAGGATTAGAAAACATCAATGCTGCTTTCAAAGTAAATGACTTTATCAAGGAAGTTCGTAAAAAAACAACTTTAGCTTTTGATGTAAAAGTAGGTTCACAAACTTTAAATGTTGTTGTAGTGGATTATCAAAAAGATCCTGTGACTGCAGAACTTAAACATGTGGATTTGAAAGTTGCACAAAAAGGTGTTATTTCTAAATACATGGTTCCAGTTAAAATCAAAGGAACAGCTATCGGTCTTAAAAATAAAGGTGTTTTAATTCAATCAAAAAGAAGATTGAAAGTAAAATGCGCAGCAGAAAATTTACCAAATTTCTTCGAGCTTGATGTAAGTAAGCTTGATGTGGGTGATGCTTTGCTTGTTCGCGATATCGTAGTGCCTGAGGGTGTAACTATGATAGATGCTGATAGAGTAGCGGTAGTGGGCGTAGAAAAAGCTAGATGA
- a CDS encoding Quaternary ammonium compound-resistance protein SugE encodes MNTNIAWFMVIFGGLIECFWVGGLKYSTELWQYILTIIGICISFICLFKACEKLEVSIAYSVFVGIGTVGIVLNEIFLFDIEVSATKIVLIALILLSTIGLKFTSKESK; translated from the coding sequence ATGAATACCAATATCGCGTGGTTTATGGTTATTTTTGGTGGGCTTATAGAATGTTTTTGGGTAGGCGGACTTAAGTATTCTACAGAGCTTTGGCAATATATACTGACTATTATCGGCATTTGCATCTCTTTTATCTGTCTTTTTAAGGCATGTGAAAAGCTTGAAGTAAGCATTGCTTATAGTGTTTTTGTAGGTATTGGGACTGTTGGTATTGTTTTAAATGAAATATTTCTTTTTGATATCGAGGTTTCAGCAACTAAAATTGTTTTAATTGCTCTTATACTTTTAAGCACTATAGGACTTAAATTTACAAGCAAGGAAAGCAAATAA
- a CDS encoding Quaternary ammonium compound-resistance protein SugE translates to MEWIFLFIAAIFEVLGVIVMKQLVLTKNKFYLLIFIICFALSFSFLSLSMQNIAMTVAYSIWTGAGTAGGVIVGVLFYKENKSFLKLFLIALIIACTVGLKILS, encoded by the coding sequence ATGGAATGGATCTTTTTATTCATAGCTGCTATATTTGAAGTTTTAGGTGTGATAGTGATGAAACAACTCGTCCTTACTAAAAACAAATTTTACCTTTTAATTTTTATCATTTGTTTTGCTTTATCATTTAGCTTTTTAAGTCTTAGTATGCAAAATATCGCTATGACCGTAGCTTATTCTATATGGACAGGGGCTGGCACCGCAGGTGGGGTTATAGTAGGTGTGCTTTTTTACAAAGAAAACAAAAGCTTTTTAAAACTTTTTTTAATAGCACTTATCATCGCTTGCACAGTGGGCTTAAAAATTCTTTCATAG
- a CDS encoding Dethiobiotin synthetase — MHSGLKNSFIEQKMKIYISGIDTDVGKTYLSARICKELGFDYFKLIQAGTPKDSDEVAKFSPKTKIFKEGICLQTPASPHKARILEKLNYKAFDIQIPQSNKLIIELAGGLFSPIDDEKTMIDYMSKFKYPTLLVAKDYLGSINHTLLSIEALKQRGIEILALILKSEDHFSKDFISKYTQIPIIEFDDKVCENLSKILKNLL, encoded by the coding sequence TTGCACAGTGGGCTTAAAAATTCTTTCATAGAGCAAAAAATGAAAATATACATTAGCGGTATAGATACGGATGTTGGCAAGACTTATTTGAGTGCTAGAATTTGTAAAGAATTGGGATTTGATTATTTTAAACTCATTCAAGCAGGGACACCAAAAGATAGTGATGAAGTGGCTAAATTCAGCCCTAAAACTAAGATTTTTAAAGAGGGTATATGTTTACAAACTCCCGCTTCACCACATAAGGCAAGAATTTTAGAAAAATTAAACTATAAAGCCTTTGATATACAAATTCCACAAAGCAATAAACTCATCATAGAGCTTGCGGGTGGGCTTTTTTCACCTATTGATGATGAAAAAACCATGATTGATTATATGAGCAAATTTAAATACCCCACCCTTTTGGTAGCCAAAGACTATCTAGGAAGCATCAATCATACGCTTTTAAGTATAGAAGCTTTAAAACAAAGGGGTATTGAAATCCTTGCTTTGATTTTAAAGAGTGAAGATCATTTTAGCAAGGATTTTATCAGCAAATATACACAAATTCCTATCATAGAATTTGACGATAAGGTTTGCGAAAATCTCTCAAAAATCCTTAAAAATTTGCTCTAA
- a CDS encoding Adenosylmethionine-8-amino-7-oxononanoate aminotransferase — MQNEILKKLDLEHIWHPCTQMKDHENLPLIPIKRAKGVWLYDFDDKAYMDCVSSWWVNLFGHCNEKIANAIKKQVDELEHVILAGFTHEPIIKLSARLCEKVGRNFNKCFYADNGSSAIEVALKMSFHYHLNKGVKKSKFLSLSNSYHGETLGALSVGDVALYKDTYKPLLLECLSTPVPQSKDYTQELEILKDILEKNASEICAFILEPLVQCAGNMHMYQAGFIDEAIKLCHQFGVQVIFDEIAVGFGRTGSLFALHQCKESPDFICLSKGITGGFMPLSVVLTRDEIYNAFYDTYESQKAFLHSHSYTGNTLACAAANAVLDIFENENILEKNQILSEFIKKEFSRLEKFDFLGNFRTCGMISAFDILSTKYKRVGLFVFRKALEKGLLLRPLANTIYFMPPYIITKEQISFVVDTLEQIFKDF, encoded by the coding sequence ATGCAAAATGAAATTTTAAAAAAACTCGATTTAGAGCATATTTGGCACCCTTGTACGCAAATGAAAGATCATGAAAATTTGCCACTCATTCCTATAAAAAGAGCTAAAGGAGTGTGGCTTTATGATTTTGATGATAAGGCTTATATGGATTGTGTGAGCTCGTGGTGGGTAAATCTTTTTGGGCATTGTAATGAAAAAATCGCAAATGCCATTAAAAAACAAGTTGATGAGCTAGAGCATGTGATTTTAGCAGGTTTTACACATGAGCCCATCATCAAGCTTTCTGCAAGACTTTGCGAAAAAGTAGGCAGGAATTTTAATAAATGTTTTTATGCGGATAATGGCTCAAGCGCTATTGAAGTCGCACTTAAGATGAGCTTTCATTATCATTTAAATAAGGGAGTGAAAAAAAGTAAATTTTTATCTTTAAGCAATTCTTATCATGGTGAAACCTTAGGAGCCTTAAGTGTAGGAGATGTAGCGCTTTATAAAGATACTTATAAGCCTTTACTTTTAGAGTGTTTAAGCACGCCTGTGCCACAAAGTAAAGATTACACTCAAGAGCTTGAAATTTTAAAAGATATTTTAGAAAAAAATGCAAGTGAAATTTGCGCTTTTATACTTGAACCCTTGGTGCAATGTGCGGGAAATATGCATATGTATCAAGCAGGGTTTATTGATGAGGCTATAAAGCTTTGCCATCAATTTGGAGTGCAAGTGATTTTTGATGAAATCGCTGTGGGTTTTGGGCGCACAGGGAGTTTATTTGCTTTACATCAATGTAAAGAAAGCCCTGATTTTATCTGTCTTTCGAAAGGGATTACGGGTGGATTTATGCCACTTTCTGTAGTGCTTACAAGAGATGAAATTTATAATGCTTTTTATGATACTTATGAAAGCCAAAAGGCTTTTTTACATTCTCATAGCTATACGGGAAATACCTTAGCCTGTGCGGCAGCAAATGCGGTTTTAGATATCTTTGAGAATGAAAATATTTTAGAAAAAAATCAAATTTTAAGCGAGTTTATCAAAAAAGAATTTTCAAGGCTTGAAAAATTTGACTTTTTGGGTAATTTTAGAACTTGCGGGATGATCAGTGCTTTTGATATTTTAAGCACCAAGTATAAACGAGTAGGACTTTTTGTATTTAGGAAGGCCTTGGAAAAAGGTTTGCTTTTAAGGCCTTTGGCAAATACGATTTATTTTATGCCCCCTTACATCATCACCAAAGAGCAAATTTCTTTCGTGGTAGATACTTTAGAGCAAATTTTTAAGGATTTTTGA